From Treponema rectale, one genomic window encodes:
- the ffh gene encoding signal recognition particle protein has product MLEKITGTFSSIVKTLSGNSKITEKNIEDTVEQIKMALLEADVNLRVVRRFVNSTIEEAKGEKVLKAVDPGQQFVKIIHDKIVSMLGDKKTDLALKGPDTQSVILLLGLQGAGKTTAAHKLAAKLKKDGRKPLLTACDLVRPAAVEQLSVLGQKIDVPVYKEEGAKDAVKVAKNAIEFAKKNGIDTVIIDTAGRLQIDEAMMKELVELKKKTDPVETILVADSMTGQNAVDIAKSFDEQLGITGVILTKFDSDARGGAALSLKTITGKPILFIGTGEKTDDFEQFHPDRIAGRILGMGDIVSLVEKAQETVDQEAAIKMQKKMARNEFTLQDMLEQFESVEKMGSVSKIVQMLPGMSNFDESMVDKAGIKHQKAIIQSMTYKERLNHLIIGPSRRKRIAKGSGTSVQEVNKLIKQFEKTKLTMKKLTRNRGMQAKMMQQMSGMDLSQLGNMQLPGGFHF; this is encoded by the coding sequence ATGCTCGAAAAAATCACAGGAACCTTTAGTTCTATTGTAAAAACATTAAGCGGAAACTCAAAAATTACAGAAAAAAACATTGAGGATACCGTAGAACAGATAAAGATGGCTCTTCTTGAAGCTGACGTTAACCTCAGGGTTGTACGCCGCTTTGTAAACTCAACCATAGAAGAAGCTAAAGGCGAAAAAGTCCTTAAAGCAGTAGACCCGGGACAGCAGTTTGTAAAGATAATTCATGACAAAATCGTTTCAATGCTTGGAGATAAAAAAACTGACCTTGCATTGAAAGGACCTGACACACAAAGCGTAATCCTGCTTCTTGGTCTTCAGGGTGCAGGTAAGACAACAGCAGCACATAAACTTGCCGCAAAACTTAAAAAAGACGGAAGAAAACCTCTTCTTACAGCCTGTGACCTTGTCCGCCCGGCAGCAGTTGAACAGCTTTCCGTTTTAGGACAGAAAATCGATGTTCCGGTTTACAAGGAAGAGGGAGCTAAAGACGCTGTTAAAGTTGCAAAAAATGCCATTGAATTTGCAAAAAAGAACGGAATTGATACTGTAATCATAGATACTGCAGGACGCCTTCAGATTGACGAAGCCATGATGAAGGAACTGGTTGAGCTTAAAAAGAAAACCGATCCTGTAGAAACAATTCTCGTAGCTGACTCCATGACCGGTCAGAATGCAGTTGACATTGCAAAAAGTTTCGATGAACAGCTGGGAATTACCGGTGTAATCCTTACAAAGTTTGACTCTGATGCAAGGGGCGGTGCTGCCCTTTCCCTTAAGACCATTACAGGCAAACCAATCCTTTTCATCGGTACCGGCGAAAAAACAGATGACTTTGAACAGTTCCATCCGGACCGTATTGCAGGAAGAATCCTCGGCATGGGAGACATTGTTTCTCTCGTAGAAAAAGCCCAGGAAACCGTAGATCAGGAAGCTGCCATCAAGATGCAGAAAAAGATGGCCCGCAATGAGTTTACGCTGCAGGACATGCTTGAACAGTTTGAATCCGTAGAAAAAATGGGAAGCGTTTCAAAAATCGTACAGATGCTTCCGGGAATGAGCAACTTTGATGAAAGCATGGTGGATAAAGCAGGTATTAAACATCAGAAAGCCATTATCCAGAGCATGACATATAAAGAACGCCTGAATCACCTTATCATCGGTCCTTCAAGAAGAAAGCGTATTGCAAAAGGAAGCGGCACTTCCGTACAGGAAGTAAACAAACTCATCAAGCAGTTTGAAAAGACAAAGCTTACAATGAAAAAACTTACAAGAAACCGCGGAATGCAGGCAAAAATGATGCAGCAGATGAGCGGAATGGACTTAAGCCAGCTTGGAAACATGCAGCTTCCGGGCGGATTCCATTTCTAA
- a CDS encoding CobW family GTP-binding protein: protein MAKKLTPMTLLCGYLGAGKTTLMNKVLTNQQGYKVAVIVNDIGEVNVDAKLIADGAKITDTSSIVPLTNGCICCTLKSQLAQNIENIIKSGKYDYIMIEASGVCEPMPIAQELQLIKNGVLDNVVGVVDAARLVDEFAGGDKLLHKDDIEEEDIESLLVQQIEFCSTLIINKKDLVSEDDFKKVRKVIEALHPGVKVIETSHGDVPVGEILATGSFDFDAVYSSAGWCKKLEEGEADEDEHEEHEHHHDHDHEEHEHEEHDHDHEHNPAHGEEGHHCDEHCHHHHHEHRHEGESEDEYGIGTFIYMRRKPFDRVKLDEFANKWPRNIIRCKGLMWFADEPEMAWVFETSGRQIQAGYSGQWVAACPENEQKQILAANPQIKDEWDEKVGDRMIKLCIIGQKLDKKAISDALDSCLAD from the coding sequence ATGGCAAAGAAATTAACACCTATGACCCTTTTATGCGGTTACCTTGGCGCCGGAAAAACAACTTTGATGAATAAGGTCCTTACAAATCAGCAGGGATATAAAGTTGCTGTTATCGTAAATGATATCGGTGAAGTAAATGTTGATGCAAAACTTATTGCAGACGGAGCAAAAATTACAGATACAAGTTCAATTGTTCCCCTTACAAACGGTTGTATCTGCTGTACCCTTAAATCTCAGCTTGCCCAGAATATAGAAAACATTATTAAAAGCGGTAAGTATGACTATATCATGATAGAAGCGTCAGGTGTATGTGAACCTATGCCTATTGCCCAGGAACTTCAGCTTATAAAAAACGGTGTTCTTGACAATGTTGTAGGCGTTGTTGATGCAGCCCGTCTTGTAGATGAATTTGCAGGAGGCGATAAGCTTCTTCATAAAGATGATATTGAGGAAGAAGACATCGAAAGCCTTCTCGTACAGCAGATTGAATTCTGTTCAACCCTCATTATTAATAAGAAGGATCTTGTATCTGAAGATGATTTTAAAAAGGTCCGCAAGGTTATTGAAGCCCTTCATCCTGGAGTAAAGGTTATCGAGACTTCCCACGGAGATGTTCCGGTTGGAGAGATTCTTGCTACCGGAAGCTTTGATTTTGATGCAGTTTATTCATCTGCCGGATGGTGCAAGAAACTTGAGGAAGGTGAGGCTGATGAAGATGAGCATGAGGAACATGAACATCATCATGACCATGATCACGAAGAACATGAACATGAAGAACATGACCATGATCACGAGCATAATCCGGCACATGGAGAAGAAGGTCATCACTGTGACGAGCACTGCCATCACCATCATCATGAACACCGTCATGAAGGTGAAAGTGAAGATGAGTATGGAATCGGAACTTTCATTTACATGCGCAGAAAGCCTTTTGACCGCGTAAAACTTGATGAATTTGCAAATAAATGGCCTCGCAACATTATCCGCTGTAAGGGTCTTATGTGGTTTGCTGATGAACCGGAAATGGCCTGGGTTTTTGAAACTTCAGGACGTCAGATTCAGGCCGGATATTCAGGACAGTGGGTAGCTGCATGTCCTGAAAATGAACAGAAGCAGATTCTTGCCGCAAATCCGCAGATTAAGGATGAATGGGATGAGAAAGTTGGTGACAGAATGATTAAACTCTGCATCATCGGTCAGAAACTTGATAAAAAAGCCATCAGTGACGCCCTTGATTCCTGTCTTGCAGACTAA
- a CDS encoding tRNA-uridine aminocarboxypropyltransferase: protein MREICYKCFRPKASCYCKYTAPVNCNVKFVFLMHPKEAKRQRTGTGRLASLCLPDSEIITGIDFTKNERLCALLKDPQYYPVLLYPGEDAHTASSPILKQNLSDRKLLVIIIDSTWFCSKKMLRYSTNVSSLPKFSFYGKYKSIFTFKHEPSEYCISTIESCYYLIKELQENALAPAEADPEPLLIVFKRMIQFQLEKENERIESGLPGTHAYDMYYTKKKEIPDFIKES from the coding sequence ATGAGAGAAATCTGCTATAAATGTTTCAGACCGAAAGCCAGCTGTTACTGTAAATATACAGCCCCTGTAAACTGCAACGTCAAATTCGTATTCCTTATGCATCCGAAGGAAGCAAAACGCCAGAGAACAGGAACAGGACGACTTGCCTCCCTCTGTCTTCCGGACAGCGAAATCATAACAGGAATAGACTTTACTAAAAACGAACGGCTGTGCGCACTTCTCAAAGATCCTCAGTATTATCCGGTTTTACTTTATCCCGGTGAGGACGCCCATACAGCCTCAAGCCCGATTCTGAAACAAAATCTTTCTGACAGAAAACTTCTCGTCATTATCATTGATTCAACCTGGTTCTGCTCAAAAAAAATGCTCAGGTACAGTACCAACGTCAGCTCACTGCCAAAATTCTCTTTTTATGGAAAATACAAAAGTATTTTTACCTTCAAGCATGAACCATCGGAATACTGCATCTCTACAATAGAATCCTGCTATTACCTCATAAAAGAACTTCAGGAAAACGCCCTTGCCCCGGCAGAAGCAGATCCTGAACCCCTTTTAATCGTCTTCAAGAGAATGATTCAGTTCCAGCTTGAAAAAGAAAATGAAAGAATAGAGTCAGGACTTCCGGGAACCCATGCCTATGATATGTACTATACAAAAAAGAAGGAAATTCCGGATTTCATAAAAGAATCGTAA
- the lysS gene encoding lysine--tRNA ligase: protein MSERNEKELCHWADQQAARIIKEKGDLPSYTCASGITPSGTVHIGNFREIITVDLIVRALRDRNKNVRFIYSWDDYDVFRKVPGNMPEPEELGKYLRYPITMVPDTFGRDENYARHHEVDIEKQLPRVGIHPEFLYQASRYRANRYTEGMKKAMQNRELIKQCLNEYRDDEHKMKPEDVYWPVAAFCCKCNKDTTEILDYDGEYGITYRCTSCGHEEKGDLRTSKEFKLGWRVDWPMRWNEEKVVFEPGGKDHISPGGSYDTAKLVSKKVFGWDAPVTMKYDFVKLKGVPGKMSSSKGKVISLVDALEVYQPEVLRYIFASNKVDHEFSISFDLDVLTIYEAYDRTERIVWGREEPKEKDPAKKESIILREKRIYELSQIDGMPEEMPYQISFRLLTTLLQTYSGDVDAVIKALGDVKPAQEECLRRRAACAWYWITESAPDCAADMCFKIRDDGSKAEDISGDMLTAVQRVRDEVVSKLETYALDKECQQAMYDIATSLGLEAKALFTALYHALINKDQGPRLANFMRIIGKERLTKILSVY, encoded by the coding sequence ATGTCAGAAAGAAACGAAAAAGAGTTATGTCATTGGGCAGACCAGCAGGCCGCCCGTATTATTAAAGAAAAGGGTGATCTGCCTTCCTATACCTGTGCTTCAGGAATTACACCTTCAGGAACAGTTCACATCGGAAACTTCCGCGAAATTATTACAGTTGATCTGATTGTCCGTGCTTTGCGTGACAGAAACAAGAATGTCCGTTTTATTTATTCATGGGATGATTATGATGTATTCCGCAAGGTTCCTGGTAATATGCCTGAGCCTGAGGAACTTGGTAAGTATCTCAGATATCCTATTACAATGGTACCTGATACTTTCGGTCGTGATGAAAACTATGCCCGCCATCATGAAGTTGATATAGAAAAACAGCTTCCGAGAGTCGGCATTCATCCTGAATTTTTATACCAGGCAAGCCGTTACCGTGCAAACCGTTATACCGAGGGCATGAAAAAGGCTATGCAGAATCGTGAACTCATCAAGCAGTGCCTTAATGAATACCGTGATGATGAACATAAAATGAAGCCGGAGGATGTATACTGGCCGGTAGCTGCTTTCTGCTGCAAATGTAATAAGGATACTACAGAGATTCTTGATTATGACGGTGAATACGGTATTACTTACAGATGTACAAGCTGCGGTCATGAAGAAAAGGGTGACCTCCGTACTTCAAAAGAATTTAAGCTGGGCTGGCGTGTTGACTGGCCTATGAGATGGAATGAAGAAAAAGTAGTGTTTGAGCCTGGTGGAAAAGATCATATCAGTCCAGGCGGAAGTTATGACACTGCAAAACTTGTTTCTAAAAAAGTATTCGGCTGGGATGCTCCTGTAACCATGAAGTATGACTTTGTAAAACTTAAGGGTGTTCCTGGAAAAATGTCTTCTTCTAAGGGAAAGGTTATTTCCCTTGTAGATGCTCTTGAGGTTTATCAGCCTGAAGTTCTCCGCTATATTTTTGCTTCCAATAAAGTAGATCATGAATTCTCAATCAGTTTTGATCTTGATGTACTTACTATTTATGAAGCCTATGACAGAACGGAACGCATTGTATGGGGCAGAGAAGAACCTAAAGAAAAAGACCCTGCAAAGAAGGAAAGCATTATCCTCCGTGAAAAGCGCATTTATGAACTCAGTCAGATTGACGGAATGCCGGAAGAAATGCCATATCAGATTTCATTCAGGCTTCTTACAACTCTGCTTCAGACTTATTCCGGAGATGTTGATGCAGTCATCAAGGCTCTTGGTGATGTAAAACCTGCACAGGAAGAATGTCTGCGCCGCCGTGCAGCCTGTGCCTGGTATTGGATTACAGAAAGCGCTCCTGACTGTGCAGCTGACATGTGCTTTAAAATCCGTGATGACGGAAGTAAAGCTGAGGATATCAGCGGAGACATGCTTACTGCCGTACAGAGAGTACGTGATGAAGTAGTTTCTAAACTTGAAACTTATGCTCTTGATAAGGAATGTCAGCAGGCAATGTACGATATTGCTACTTCTCTTGGACTTGAAGCAAAAGCGCTGTTTACAGCCCTTTATCATGCCCTTATAAATAAGGACCAGGGGCCTCGTCTTGCAAACTTCATGCGCATTATCGGTAAGGAACGCCTTACAAAGATTCTCAGCGTATATTAA
- a CDS encoding SPOR domain-containing protein encodes MSFKRTVCFILTLFFFAGIHAQSGKLSALSVKNEALKKTDAASSIEYLLANADSTASASDRRAVLYFAACLLEQSQRYEEAAASYAKAAGISAGNAEGMPAVSNEQIVLCAVRSSLGAGNFQTAESYLNSAVRSSKDKSVNAYVNLYSAWTSLCKAASYDEASDTVELLKAYASMSSMKEVRHLVVFTLWYVTGKQMYGDILLKEYPSSPEAMIVKGKVTLSPVPFWLYMVRNVSEVTEAPAVPEKKENQVQQQTSPASVASESVKRQIGLFREKQNAENLIDSLKKKGFNAYMEEEKRSSGTVYFLVIVDDDSEGTMGLKLIDAGYESYVLP; translated from the coding sequence ATGAGTTTTAAGAGAACTGTCTGTTTTATTCTTACTCTTTTCTTTTTTGCCGGAATACATGCTCAGTCCGGAAAACTTTCTGCTTTATCCGTAAAAAATGAAGCGCTGAAGAAAACAGATGCAGCTTCATCAATAGAATATCTTCTTGCAAATGCAGATTCTACGGCTTCTGCTTCAGACAGAAGGGCTGTTCTTTATTTTGCCGCCTGTCTTCTGGAACAGAGTCAGCGTTATGAGGAGGCTGCTGCTTCCTATGCAAAAGCTGCAGGCATCAGTGCCGGCAATGCAGAGGGAATGCCTGCTGTTTCTAATGAACAGATTGTTCTTTGCGCAGTCCGCTCTTCCCTGGGTGCCGGAAACTTTCAGACTGCGGAAAGTTATCTGAACAGTGCAGTCCGTTCTTCAAAAGATAAATCCGTAAACGCATATGTAAATCTTTATTCTGCATGGACTTCCCTGTGTAAGGCTGCTTCCTATGATGAAGCTTCTGATACTGTAGAACTTCTTAAAGCTTATGCCTCCATGTCTTCCATGAAGGAAGTAAGGCATCTTGTCGTATTTACGTTATGGTATGTTACCGGCAAACAGATGTACGGGGATATTTTATTAAAGGAATATCCTTCTTCTCCTGAAGCAATGATAGTGAAGGGAAAGGTAACTCTTTCTCCGGTTCCCTTCTGGCTTTATATGGTCCGTAATGTAAGTGAGGTTACAGAGGCGCCGGCAGTTCCTGAAAAAAAAGAGAATCAGGTTCAGCAGCAGACTTCGCCTGCATCTGTTGCTTCTGAATCTGTAAAAAGGCAGATAGGTCTTTTCAGGGAAAAACAGAATGCAGAAAATCTTATTGATTCTCTTAAGAAAAAAGGTTTCAATGCGTACATGGAAGAAGAAAAACGCTCTTCCGGTACTGTATACTTTCTTGTAATTGTGGATGATGATTCAGAAGGTACTATGGGACTTAAGCTCATAGATGCCGGATATGAAAGTTACGTGCTTCCGTAA
- a CDS encoding NAD(P)H-dependent glycerol-3-phosphate dehydrogenase: METLSIGIIGAGAWGTALGTALASGGHRVQLWAMEEDVVESINKEHENKRYLSGYRLNNSVTCCQDIKKVAEDKDVLILATPSLYLASTISRFTDVKNIQDGSTIIASITKGFVPSDDIPHFVLETMENALPECYKDCTVYIAGPSHAEEVALGKITGLIAASNHHRNAIKVRDMLRAVKGIMAYASFDTIGVQVCAAVKNVIAVVYGSMDALAETSDIFGDNTESLLMAAGLNEIQQIGFAMGATHAATFTSISGVGDLDVTCKSKFGRNRKFGQDLIKTDMLNRFSNLDDLIANIKKVGYLPEGAIACKYVHQIAEKKNLKLPICNALYEVLNKEKTPEQCLKDLVNGKNY; this comes from the coding sequence ATGGAAACTCTTTCAATCGGAATCATTGGAGCAGGTGCATGGGGTACCGCATTAGGAACAGCCCTTGCTTCTGGCGGACACAGAGTACAGCTGTGGGCAATGGAAGAAGATGTAGTCGAATCAATCAACAAAGAACACGAAAATAAAAGATATCTTTCAGGTTACAGACTTAATAACAGTGTAACCTGCTGTCAGGACATAAAAAAAGTTGCAGAAGACAAGGACGTTCTTATTCTTGCAACTCCTTCACTCTACCTTGCATCTACTATCAGCCGCTTTACTGATGTAAAAAACATCCAGGACGGTTCTACAATAATTGCTTCAATAACAAAGGGTTTTGTGCCTTCTGACGACATTCCTCATTTTGTTCTTGAGACAATGGAAAACGCACTTCCTGAATGCTATAAAGACTGCACCGTATATATTGCAGGTCCGAGTCATGCAGAAGAAGTTGCCTTAGGCAAGATTACCGGTCTTATTGCAGCCAGCAATCATCACCGCAACGCAATAAAAGTCCGTGATATGCTCAGGGCTGTTAAAGGTATCATGGCCTATGCTTCATTTGACACTATCGGTGTTCAGGTATGTGCAGCAGTTAAGAACGTAATTGCCGTTGTATACGGAAGCATGGATGCCCTTGCAGAAACTTCAGATATTTTCGGAGACAACACAGAAAGCCTTCTCATGGCAGCAGGACTTAACGAAATCCAGCAGATCGGCTTTGCCATGGGTGCCACACATGCCGCAACCTTTACATCCATAAGCGGTGTGGGAGATCTTGACGTTACCTGTAAATCAAAATTCGGACGGAACAGAAAATTCGGACAGGATCTTATTAAGACTGACATGCTGAACCGTTTCTCAAACCTTGACGACCTTATTGCAAACATCAAGAAAGTCGGATATCTTCCGGAAGGTGCCATTGCCTGTAAATACGTTCATCAGATTGCAGAAAAGAAAAACCTTAAGCTTCCTATCTGCAATGCCCTTTATGAAGTACTTAACAAAGAAAAAACCCCGGAACAGTGTCTCAAGGATCTCGTAAACGGCAAAAATTACTGA
- a CDS encoding glycogen-binding domain-containing protein, which yields MRKYLAFLFMCFSFGTFLYASTDDDRWDYSILVSQIDSVQAPYLSGNSVIFTADKNARHVGIALDYENFSTIHSFSKKVKKDMDDNVVDSFYFYVLNLPKNVQEFKYRLVIDGLWTMDPLNSNRVFDPKSNLMLSVFDAGRDIPAVTEEKGRGKVHFVYRGESGQHIRLGGSFTNWDSWIYEMKEVSAGLYVLDLTLPPGTYQYAYYSGIKSFVDRTNPERCYTDEGKEASLLIVK from the coding sequence ATGAGAAAGTATCTTGCATTTTTATTTATGTGTTTTTCTTTCGGAACATTTTTATATGCTTCTACGGATGATGACAGGTGGGATTATTCGATTCTCGTTTCACAGATAGACTCTGTACAGGCGCCTTATCTTTCGGGCAACAGCGTTATTTTTACTGCCGATAAGAATGCCCGTCATGTGGGAATTGCCCTGGATTATGAGAATTTCTCCACAATTCATTCCTTTTCTAAAAAAGTAAAAAAAGACATGGATGATAATGTGGTTGATTCCTTTTATTTTTATGTACTCAATCTTCCTAAAAACGTTCAGGAGTTTAAATACCGCCTTGTGATTGACGGTTTGTGGACGATGGATCCCCTTAATTCCAACAGGGTATTTGATCCTAAATCAAACTTAATGCTTTCTGTCTTTGATGCCGGAAGGGATATTCCTGCCGTTACGGAGGAAAAGGGAAGGGGAAAAGTTCATTTTGTCTACAGGGGAGAAAGCGGCCAGCATATCCGTCTGGGGGGAAGTTTTACAAACTGGGACAGCTGGATTTACGAAATGAAGGAAGTCAGTGCGGGACTTTATGTTCTGGATCTTACCCTGCCACCCGGAACTTATCAGTATGCTTATTATTCCGGAATAAAGTCCTTTGTGGACAGGACAAATCCTGAGAGGTGCTATACCGATGAGGGAAAGGAAGCTTCCCTTCTGATAGTTAAATAA
- the miaB gene encoding tRNA (N6-isopentenyl adenosine(37)-C2)-methylthiotransferase MiaB: protein MTYFIETYGCEMNLAESASVENILSSRRWTKADNPQVADLVIINTCSVRATAETRIFGRLGFFTGLKKVRAMEKDAKVKSDEMKAAVDFVKEHGKVPLTLIVMGCMAERLLKTLQKDWPCIDYVVGTFAKNKFGDIITDIEEGREPVQIEEEPVYVFAETSYEEGAFSTFVPIMHGCNNFCSYCIVPYVRGRETSRPLNEILHEIEVLSARGVKEITLLGQNVNSYNSDGLTFPALLKKISSYLDEIKSSIRWIRFESSNPKDFSDELIKVIAEDPHVCKGIHVAVQHGSTKVLKAMNRKYTREQYLELVSKIKAAVPEAALSTDLMLGFPGETEEDFEQVLSLLKEVQYSSAFMYYYNPREGTPAAKMDNQIPLEIKKERLQKVIDLQLKIQSQVMQRRIGKTVTVLCDIISRDNRSELLGKTSLNERVAFTAKPSLIGHFATVRIDSLNGNTFRGTLVE from the coding sequence ATGACATATTTCATTGAAACCTATGGCTGTGAAATGAATCTCGCCGAATCCGCTTCTGTGGAGAATATTCTTTCTTCCCGCAGGTGGACAAAAGCTGATAATCCCCAGGTAGCAGATCTTGTAATAATCAATACCTGCTCAGTTCGTGCTACGGCAGAAACCCGCATTTTCGGACGCCTTGGTTTTTTTACGGGGCTCAAAAAAGTGCGTGCAATGGAAAAGGATGCAAAAGTCAAAAGTGATGAAATGAAAGCCGCCGTTGATTTTGTTAAGGAACACGGAAAGGTTCCCCTTACGCTTATCGTAATGGGGTGCATGGCTGAAAGACTTTTGAAAACCCTTCAGAAAGACTGGCCCTGTATTGATTATGTTGTAGGAACTTTTGCAAAGAATAAATTCGGGGACATCATTACGGATATTGAGGAAGGCAGGGAACCGGTTCAGATAGAAGAAGAACCTGTTTATGTTTTTGCGGAAACATCTTATGAAGAAGGTGCCTTTTCAACATTTGTTCCCATCATGCACGGCTGCAATAATTTCTGCTCATACTGCATTGTTCCTTACGTGCGGGGCAGGGAAACGAGCCGTCCTTTAAATGAAATTCTTCACGAGATTGAAGTTCTTTCTGCAAGGGGAGTAAAGGAAATAACTCTTCTGGGACAGAACGTTAATTCCTATAATTCTGACGGACTTACATTTCCGGCTCTGCTGAAAAAAATCAGTTCATATCTGGATGAAATAAAGTCCAGTATCAGGTGGATCCGTTTTGAGTCAAGCAATCCTAAGGATTTTTCTGATGAACTTATTAAAGTGATTGCAGAAGATCCTCATGTCTGCAAAGGCATTCATGTTGCCGTTCAGCACGGGTCTACAAAAGTCCTTAAAGCCATGAACCGCAAGTATACCAGGGAACAGTACCTGGAACTTGTATCAAAAATAAAGGCGGCTGTTCCTGAAGCCGCGCTGAGTACGGACCTTATGCTGGGATTTCCCGGAGAAACTGAAGAGGATTTTGAACAGGTGCTTTCACTGCTGAAGGAAGTACAGTATTCAAGTGCCTTTATGTACTATTATAATCCGAGGGAAGGAACTCCGGCTGCGAAGATGGATAATCAGATTCCGCTAGAAATAAAAAAAGAGCGTCTTCAGAAAGTTATTGACCTTCAGCTGAAAATTCAGTCCCAGGTAATGCAGAGGCGTATCGGTAAGACTGTTACTGTTCTCTGTGACATTATCAGCCGTGATAACCGCAGTGAGCTTCTTGGAAAAACATCCCTTAACGAGAGGGTTGCTTTTACTGCAAAACCTTCCCTGATCGGACATTTTGCAACGGTAAGGATAGACAGCCTTAACGGAAATACCTTCCGGGGAACTCTTGTTGAATAG